actcgtgctagatgagcgctgtaccgctgagccacaatcccagccccccccactttataaatttaaattggacccaggagcactttatcactgagctacatccccagctctttttattttttatttgtttttgttttgagatagggtctcacgaAGTTACTCAGGCTGCCTTAAATATGTGATCATATCTTGAGCCTCTGCAaaagttgagattacaggcatgcaccaccatacctgtaATCTATTTGCATTTATTATATACCAAACACTGACATTTAGCATCTGAAGGAGGTCAAGAAATACCATCACCAAATATGTCACTTTGGATTTCAAAGTGAGGGTACAGGGAGAACAGCATAGGCAGGGACTTTCTCTGAACTTCTCTTAACTGCCAAAAGACAGTTCCTTCAAAAGGAACTCAATTGTTATGAATCCCTTCCCTGGTAATCTCATCAAACAGAGAAGATTAGACTCCTATCACAGGAGAAGAGGCTGGAGCTCAACACCATACCTAGACAAAAAGACTGTCACCTATTCTGAGGGTCAATTTATCTTTCCTTAAAATCGTTTACTCTTAATTGCCTGCATCTCTCTTCCCTGTCCCCCATGAAGAGAGTAGATTAGCTTCTGGATCTTACTGTGTTTTGGGGAGctcacttttctttcatgtgaTGCCTTTGTATACATAATAAATTTTCCatacattttttcctattaacCTGTCTTCTGTCAGTTTATTTTGTAGATTCTATTATTTTGAGCCCTAAGAGGGTAGAGTGAAAGTCTTCCCTCCCTTATACATCTCATTTAAGCATGGCTATCTAacaaggcatatatatatatatatatatatatatcatctccttacagatgagaaaaccgaggcTCTGCAAGACAAGCAAAAATCACTTGTCCTAAATCATACAGCTGGTAAGTAAGTGAaaaagctgagattcaaaccaGTATCTAAGTCCAGAAGTCTGCATTTCACCCACTATCTGCTTATCACTAAGTGGATCAGAGAGTCGCCTCTCTTTCCTCTAAGCCCATTTATTCTGTAGATTAACTGTAACTAAGAGGTATTTAGTACCAGCCCCCCCCAAATCCATAGCATCTTCTACTCAGTTGGTGGGTATTCAGGGGttgttacctgttttttttttcttgtactagggattgaacccagaggtattttaccactgaactataccctgggcctttttatttattttgagatagggtttcactaatttacccaggctggcctctaacttccAATTCTCCTACtccatcctcctgagtagctggtattataggcatgtgcccttcttttatttttttcaagacagggtctcacaatgttgcccaggctgatcacCAAATCATGGGCTCCAATGTTCCTCCcatctcaggctcccaagtagctggaattacaagcctgtgccactCTACCTCActtgtgaatttattttaaatatttattattcagggGTGTCaactaatattattttaatattaggcCCATACAAACAATAGTAGGAAAGAATACTTGATGGAAAAGAAAAGCCAGATGAGGTACTGCAAAccaattatatttgaatttctggattatttacttttctgaattATCTGCAACTCCCACAGTAGCACAAATAAAAGAGTAATTGCACAATTATAATTTagttctatttcctttttatctttccaTAATATGTTATGTAGCTTGGCACCCAGGAGTGCTTCATAAGTGGTACTGACAGGCATCCTTTGATTCAATTCTTGTTTTGGAATTCTAGGTAGTCTAAGTCACTGTGTCTAACTTCATGCCCTATTCATCTGATAAACAATTCTGGCACCTACTGTGTGGCAGATGCTATGCTAGGCCCTGGGAATACCATAAtggaaaaatcttttttcttctttttgttaccATCAAGACACTCTCTGTTGCTGATTGTGATGGTGCTTACCTATActctcagctgctcaggaggttgaggcaggaggatcacatgtttaaggccagcctcatcaacttactgaagtactgtctcaaaataaaaaataaaaagtgctagagatgtagctcagtggtaaagtgcccctgggttcaatccccactattgCCTTTAAAAAAGGGGGTAGGGGGGTCACAGTTTAGTGGAGAGAAAACCATGTGAAACATTCAAAATATGATGTGGTAACTGGTATCATTGAATCATATTTAGGGTGCAATGAATGCATAAAGGAAAAATCTATTTGGACTGAGTTATAGTGCCATACTAAAAACATGTGAGTTGATTCATGAAGAATTTATCAGGTTTCTAAGGTGGGGGCATTTAGGTAAAGGAACTAGTTATGCAAATGTGCTGAAGCGTAAGAAGTAACAACAAATTTAGTTTTATGGGAGCATGATTTCTTTGTAGGATGGTTGAAAACAATGCTGGAGAGGCAGATTATAGGTATGTTTAGGAGCTGATATTTTGTCTCCTGTAGTACATGGTGTCAGACAGGTAAAGTAAATGAGTAATAAGGACAGTACTGGAGACCAGAGATAAAAGATAGGAATGGCTGTGTGGAACTTGATTGCTCATGTTTGTCTAAGGGGGCAGTTCTAGCTAAACGTAGCCATATGGCTAATGTGGATCCAGTGTTAGcaggtcttttgttttgtttttaaatagaaaagcaggaatctatattttaaaaaatgtgaaatctcCAGATTTCTAAATGTtgacaactgatttttttttttttttttttagtactgggtattgaacccaggaatgcttaaccactgatctacactcctggcatttttagtttttattttgagacagggtctaagttgttgaggctggcttcaaattttcaatccttttgcctcagcctccagagtccatgggattacaggtgtgcaccaccatgtccaggtGGTTTTTTAAATTCAAAGCATTAGCCAATATTGCACCGAATACAACATGTCTGTTTGTTACATGTGGCCTGTAGGCTGTCATTATGAGACCTGTGTTGTAGGGGATAAGGCTTGTGGAAACATAGAAGGtatggggatgtatctcagtagtagactacttgcctagcatgcacaaggtcctgagtttgatccctggcattCCGccctctcactaaaaaaaaaaaaaaaaaaaaaaggcagaggaaaaaagaaaaaccacataaaAACCTCACTGGATTGCTCCACTGAACTATTTCTACTGCAGATCAAGTCAAATGTTCTTTCAGTGGGGCACCAAAGTGAGGTCCCAGGTCAGATGCAATTAATTCCCAAGGCTTTGAGGCAACAGTGTAAACTAGGGTCTCAGTCAAGCTGTTAAAAGCCTGGTAGAACATGGTAAGCTGAGACCAGTATGGCCCCTGAacatcattaccaccaccactaccactagAAGATGGATGTCATTTGTTCCCCTTTCATTATGGAAGAAGAAGGGGTGGCCTCTTTAAACCAAGTATGTAACAAAGTCATCATAGGCAGTGATGAGACAGATAAAATACGATTTAATATCTGTTCAaactcttcatttttcatttggagaAACTAAGGCCCTCCCAAAAGCATGGTGACTTGCTAAGAAAGACCCAGCAAACTAGTGGCAGAGTCAGGATTCCTGACTGGTCTAACATCCTTTCCAATAATCCTGGACTGTGATAATTAAGGTAAATCAGCCTGGCAGTTTTCCTAGCATCTAGAATTCCTGGTCTGGACAAGCAGGACTTGAGAGCAGCTGTTAAAAGTCTTCCTTTCCCCTTATCTGTATTATGATGATGATATTCTTTGTaaactttctatttcatggatcAAGGTTAAAGAGAGGACAAAAAGATGTTTTTGAAGCACTGAGACAATTCACAAAGGCTAGGGAAGAAAAGTTGTCTGTGACTAAACTGTTTAAGGCTTATGACCTCTGTGCTCTCTGTACTGACCTTCCCGCTGcatgcttttggttttgttttggttcttttcttttgtcttcttttctattaccctctatatttttcttctctctctcatcGGCCTAGATCTTAGGCCTACCCATAAGTGCTCCAGGGCATCACTAAACCTCCTTGATAGCACTCAGGATGTCTGCTTCAAGTCAATAAAATTGCTAATTATTCATTCCTCAATAAAATACGAATGAGAGCACATAGCGGCTAAAACACCATGCATGATTCCTCTGCTACAATCATTTAGCTCTCTAAAATCTGAGACTAGTAACTCTTGTCAATTGTGACTCTTGACTTAAATAATCCTTTCCATCCTTCATTTCAGGGTCTATTGTTCTGACATGTgccacttttttccccctctgaacCCGTTTCTGATTGGTGCAGCTGTTGAAGATGCTGCAGTTGCAGCAGTGTACATCTGGAACATTTGGCTGACTTGTTGAACTTCCCCCAGGGAGTACTCCAGGGGAAGGAtgggaggggtggagaggccAGAACAGTTGCCTGCAAATAGAGTTGCCAATAGTGTCTGGCCATTCTGTGGACCACCCTTGTAAAAATCCACCTTACTGTGCccctcagttttcccatttgcTCCTTGAAGACACATGTTCTCCACTTAAAAGTTCCCCAGTAGTGGAAGAGGAGAAACTATTCTGATTGTGGATTTTCTCATGCAGCACCTTCTGCTTTGTGAAAGGGatcaatatatatttgttaaattaattggTGTATCAAGAAATCCTCAGAGGCAGTTTTTGCCTTTCAAAGGTCAATATCACTTCAGTTCCACTTGGCACAAGTAGCCTTCTCCATGACTTAGATGGAGCCCCCAGACACACTCCAGGAGGGAGGCTGCTTGATTCCCAGTCCCTTTGGCTCCCAGGCTCCTAGGTCTCCTTTTCTTCTGGCGAGCCATTGGATTGCAAACACAGCAGGCATGGTTTCATTCCAAACCCAGAACTGTTTTAATTAGTTTAACGTCTGTTAAACGCTTTGAAGATTGAAAGCAACAGATAAGTACTGGATGGTGTTATTAACAACTGCAGTTAATTGCAAACATTTCTATTAATGCTAGTTCCTGCCTCCTTTTCTTTGCTGTACCTTCCTTCCAAGGTTCCAAAATTCTTCTCagccccccttccctcccccgtACTGGCGCTAAAGGGTTAAACCGGGGCGGAGTCCAGAGATGAACGACAGCAGGAGTCACCAACTGGTACGGGGCAAGCGGGAAGAGCTGGGTGGGGCCCTCAGGGAGAGGCGAACTCTCACgcccccaggccccgccccgcgGCCAGAGGCCCGGGTAGAACGGCAAGGGGCGGGGCGCCGAGGCTTGGCGGGCTCAGTGGTTGGGCGTCCTGGCAGCCCCTTGAGGGATGGGGCGGGGTCGACCGGGACCTCCTCCCTCATTCCCTCGGCGGGCGGAGCCGCCCCTCTCTCccgcccctcctcctccctttcccacccctcGGAGTGGAGCTGCACATGCGGCTGCTCCCTGTTCCGTCCCGCCCAGCCACCGTCGCGCAGGCACGGGTCCCTGCAGCCCCCAGCCGATGGCAGGACAGTAGTCGCCTGTCAGGGGTTGTGAACGGCAGAGGCAGACGCAGCGGCTCCCAGGCCTCAGAGAGTGGGTGTCTCCGGAGGCCATGGGCTACCCTGAGGTAGAGCGCAGGGAACCCCTGCCTGCGGCAGCGCCACGGGAGCGGGGGAACCCAGGCTGCGGCTGTCGCGGGGCCCCTGCCCGGGCGGGCGAAGGGAACAGCTGCCGGCTCTTCCTGGGTTTCTTTGGCCTCTCGCTGGCCCTCCACCTGCTGACGTTGTGCTGCTACCTAGAGTTGCGGTCAGAGTTGCGGCGGGAACGGGGAGCTGAGTCCCGCCTTGGCGGCCCGGGCACCTCTGGCACCTCTGGCACCCTGAGCAGCCCCGGTGGCCTGGACACTGACGGTCCCATCACCCGCCACTTTGGGCACCCGTCACCTCAACAGCAGCCGTTGGAACCGGGAGAAACCACACTTGCCCCTGACTCCCAGGACCGGCACCAGGTGAGTCACCTAGTAGGGGCGGCGGTGACGGTGGAGGCCCCCTTCCCTGGTGAGTAGGGCGGGGGCCCTCCACCGCAAGGCCCGGAGGGTACTCTGCCACTTGGAACCAAGTTAGAGGGCAGGACCAGGGAGGGGGCAGACGAGCCGGAGAGAGGTTGTCCAGGGCAGGTTGTCTGTCCTGGGTCGCTGGCTCAGCTCGCTCAGACTCTCTCAGGTCCCCTTGACTTGGAAACTCTAGCCTGCGCCCGCCGCCCGGGGCTATGTGCTGCCTTGGGAAAAGTTGGCGACGCTCCCGCCCGGGCTCGGCGAGGAGGTGCCCGCGCTGCCCCCCTAGCCGACTAACGGCGAGCAGCTTGGCCCTTCTGCTCTTGCTGAGATTCTCTGCCCGCGGTGCTTGTTTTTTCGCGTCCAGAGTTGATGCCAGCACTAGCAAACTCTTCTTTGGAGTTGGAGTTGTAAACAGCTGAAATAACTGCTCCACGCCCGTTGAAACAACTTTTAACCGCACTTTCAGCGAGGGGTCCTTGTGCGCTGACCAGAACGTGGGCTTGTTCACACTTACCTGCAATTTGAGACTGATTGTCCTCGGCGTTCTAGTGAGGATCAGCGCCCCTGAGGAATTCTGGTAGAAATATGCCGTCTTGCTAGACAACTTCTGAACAGCAGTTTAAAAAATCTATGGAAATAAAACTCACCCTTTGCATGCCGGTTctgacttattttttattatttggatgGGGGTGTTGCTTTTTGGAAGGTGGGAGGGAAGCGCTTTCGTTACTGCTAGCTTAAGAACAGGAATCTACCAATGGAACTCAGGAGTAGTCTCCCAagtgcaggtttttttttttttttttcaatttttatggtGTTTGTGCCTCTATTAGCATACCATTAACTTTGGTGTTTCACTTCTACTTTCTCCTAGCTCTTTATTCAAGTAAATTTAGTGCAGTAAATATAAGTATTATCTTGATTGCCATATTTTGTCTTACATGTGAAACTTAGAAGAAGCATCCAGTGATCCTTTGGAGCTGGTTAAAGGAAAATTGTGAATTTGTACTTGGAGAAGACTGCAAGTTGTGCAAATAAGTTCCTCAAGTTGAGGGAACTCAGCCTTCTATACCATACCTACTACTATATCCAAAATCATTGTCACAATTCTTAAACCTTATTTGTGCTACTTTGTCTTTCCATCCAAAGTTGTATGATTGATAGTGGCATCACATTCATGATACTTACTGCGATGTTGTgactgtcatttttcttttttacaatgtGCCTTGTAAACTTGCCCTGAGCCTTAAAATGTCTTGCTAGCACACTCCAACTTATATAACAGATTATCAAAAAAAGAATCAGCAGACATGCTTCTCATACTTGAAACTTTAAACACTGTAGGTAAATGATAATTAGCTAGGATTCTGGTTCCTTTATTTACCCCCTTCTCCATGCCCAATAGAAATGCTTAGCAGCTGAACATTGATATTCTGGGAAAAGATGAAGGAATTCATCTTTCTTAGTCAAATGGTGGCCAAGACTTTTTGGCATTCAGGATGGACAGAGCCATGTTTATAGACTGAGGATTAGTAGACAGCTGTACTCTAGGGCTTCTGTGATGGCATGAGACTCTCACAGGTTTGCGATGACATTTTAGTTGCCTGCCCTTTGGGTAGCACTAAAATACTTTTGTCTaggtttaaaacaaaactttgtCTTGTGTCCTTTATTGTTTTCATCTTTCTGAACAGTAGAAGCAAGGATACTGGCTCTCTAGGTTTGTTGACATAAATTTTGAATTGGAGGTTCTTAAGAGTCGTAAGGGGCCACCTAAGTCCATTTTATTTGATTCCCTTGAAGAACATAGGCTCTAAGAGGAAAGTGACTTGCCCGAGATGACATAGCTAGAGTCAAAACTAGGATGGAGTTGCTCTCCTAATTTGCAGTTCAGTGCCCATTCCCATGTAGCATTCTACAtactgagccttttttttttttttttgcagagagagagaatagggtGGGGCTCCGTAGTAGAACTTTTACAAAGCAGAGGGCACAGATTTGTGTCATTTTGTTTTACTCTACCTACATTTTGACCAGACTAAGTTTAACCCTGTAGTCCTTATTCATCCTAATCTTCACTTTCAGGAGACTTAAGAGTATACTCTGGAAGGATTCCAGCTTAGATCCAATTTCAGTGTCTTTAGAGGATATTGGTTTTagtatatgataaataaatgcatgaataaataaataaaggaaaagttgATTGACTATTAAATTAGTACTACTACATCCTGGGTAAAAGTTCTAGTGCTCTGGTGCACCCTCTGCTGGCTTTGCAGGGACATTTAATTGCAGTATCTGCTGACAGTCAAAATTCTAAGTTGTGCTGACAGATTCTGATTCATAAATAAGGAAGTAAACAGCCTTGTGGGATTTGGCCACGTaggtcatatttttatattttagtttttcaacCCAAACAGCTGCTATTACAGCAACTGTTggatagaaaggaagaaagataaaacTATGCACCCTCCAATGGGCAATGTATTCAGGTTTCTCACCAGTTTATCTGCAAGGAATGAAGGCAAGCTGACAAGAATAAATGGCAGGAATATCTCACAAGATCTAGTGAGCAGAACAGTCTGAGGGACTTCATTGCATAAGGTCATTGCAGTTAGGCAAAAGTAAACCTATCCATGCTTAGGAGATGATGGGCTCTAGACTCTTAGTTATGACTCAAAAAATGGATCATAGAAACCACTGTAAATGTCATAACTTGATTTAAAGGCTTTTAAAACTAGATACAGAAGGAAGTCAGTGCAGTGAGGATATAAAGTAGCGAGAACAACAAAGTTTCTCCaaggaaaatattaagaaagtctTCCAAGTAAGGGTATGGTTACTGATGATAAAAAGTGAGAGAGTCACCTCAGACTTTTTGGAATCATAATTGTCTCCTGTAGCTGGAGCAGCTGAGTAGCTATAGATTTATTTGGATACTTGGTGGAGGTAATCTTAAGGGCTAGAGGCATCTTATTAGTATCTGAATCAgacaataaacaatataaaaataaaataatacatcacTGGCTCATTCTACAGAGTAGTTGGTCCAGTTGTGATTGTGCTACTCAGGGGTCAAGAATGTAGTGGGCAGCCTCAGAAAGTgagtcaacaacaacaaaacacaaccCTTATCTTTTCCATGTAAAAGATCAAAAGTGAATTTTCACCTATAACCAGACAGAAAAGTTTGGTGGCTATTTCTCAAGAAAAACCTAACAGCTGATAAAAGTCCCCAGAAACCAAATTAAGTTGATCAAAAAGATGGAGGTGTATCCTAGTTGTTGTTTTTCGTCTGGAGAGAGAAATGATCAAAGTCTTCCAAATCAAGTGAGAGATGAGTATGGTTAACATGTTGGTGTAATTTAATAATCCAATTCAGTAAATAGAAAGTCTGATGTGCCAGATACAAAATTAGTATTAGATATCTTTTAATGCCAGGAAATTATTTTAGGAGGGAGATAATTAAAGGTAGTATCTCATTCAGCTCATTGCCCCAAGTGATAGTCTAAACTATGGTTAAAACAATAAGAACTTATTCAGTACTTTATTTAGTACTTATTCAGTATTTGAGATTTGTTTCCTAATTACCTGAGGTGATGTCATAAAAGTCAACCTTAACATTCTACAAAACATTTGTTGGTATAACTAGATAAACCATTAGTATATCCAGATTTGATATACTTATGTTAAGGCTGATTGATCACGAAAATAACTAggtgtgccaggcatggtggcatgctcctataatcccaataactcgggaggctgagtcaagaggatcacaaattttcAGCCACACTTAGCGGGTGGATTTGTAGTAATATCTCATGATTTTAAttgacatttctcagaagactACTGAGGTTGtgctctttttcatatttttgttattcCTTTGAATATGTTCTATGaagtgtgtgtataatttttttgcttATGTTCTATGaagtgtgtgtataatttttgcttgtttttctgtCAAGTTGTCTGCCCATTTCTTATAGatagtttcttatatatttgtaggaattctttatatGGCCTGGCTAtgaaccattttttgtattttttatgttgCCAAACCATTCCCAAATCTGTGGCTTATCTTTCTTTGTGGTATACTTTGATGAACGaaagtctttaattttaattgtcaatgtttttcagtattttttttgtgattagggtttgttgttgttgttttatttaagaaatatatttctaactTGATATCATGTATACATAGTCAGTCTCCTGTATTATCCTCTAGAAGCTTTATCCTCCTTTTGCCACTCAAATTCAGAGCTACAATCCACCTAGGACCAATTTTTGTGTATGATGAGACATAGAAATCAAGCTCCACTTCTTTCCATATAAATAAGGATTTTTCTCTACTTCTCTACATTTTCACCTTTGTTATAATTAAAGTGTCTGCATACATGCAAGGTGGTTTTAGAAAGATTTGTTGTCTTCTGTTGGTCATTAATCCAGTTTGtgtcactataataaaataactgaagttggattttttaaaatatttattttttaattgtagttggacatcatacctttattttatttatttatttttatgtggtgctgaggatcaaacccagggccttgcatgtgctaggtgagtactgtaccactgagccacacccccagcccaacgttggataaataaataaagaaaagaggtttatttagctcacagtctTGTAAATCCAAGAGCATTGTACCAGCATCTGCTTGGCTCTGGTGGAGGCCCCTTGGACGAGTCATAACATGGCAGAGAAGTGGAAAGGGAAATAATCATGTGCATGAGGTTGCATCACTGCATAATAAACTACTCTGGTGAGAACTAACTCAGTcttcaagaaaaacaataatCCCTCCTGAAAGCAGCACCAACAATGACCTAATTCAC
This window of the Urocitellus parryii isolate mUroPar1 chromosome X, mUroPar1.hap1, whole genome shotgun sequence genome carries:
- the Eda gene encoding ectodysplasin-A isoform X3, whose amino-acid sequence is MGYPEVERREPLPAAAPRERGNPGCGCRGAPARAGEGNSCRLFLGFFGLSLALHLLTLCCYLELRSELRRERGAESRLGGPGTSGTSGTLSSPGGLDTDGPITRHFGHPSPQQQPLEPGETTLAPDSQDRHQS